Proteins encoded together in one Stutzerimonas stutzeri window:
- a CDS encoding peptidylprolyl isomerase, translating to MIKLHTNYGVITVNLFEDKAPETTANFKEYVKSGHYDGTIFHRVISNFMIQGGGFEPGMKQKATRAPIKNEANNGLSNKTGTLAMARTMEPHSASAQFFINVKDNDFLDHSAPTVQGWGYAVFGEVTEGMDVVEKIKAVATTMKSGHQDVPVEDVVIEKAEIVE from the coding sequence ATGATCAAACTGCACACCAACTACGGCGTCATCACCGTCAATCTGTTCGAAGACAAGGCTCCGGAAACCACTGCCAACTTCAAGGAATACGTGAAGAGCGGCCACTACGACGGCACCATCTTCCACCGCGTGATCAGCAATTTCATGATCCAGGGCGGCGGTTTCGAGCCGGGCATGAAGCAGAAGGCTACCCGCGCGCCGATCAAGAACGAGGCCAATAACGGCCTGTCGAACAAAACCGGCACTCTGGCGATGGCGCGCACCATGGAGCCGCATTCGGCATCCGCGCAGTTCTTCATCAACGTGAAGGACAACGACTTCCTCGATCACAGCGCGCCAACCGTTCAGGGCTGGGGCTATGCCGTGTTCGGCGAGGTGACCGAAGGGATGGATGTGGTCGAGAAGATCAAAGCTGTGGCAACCACCATGAAGTCCGGCCATCAGGACGTCCCGGTCGAGGACGTGGTGATCGAGAAGGCCGAGATCGTCGAGTAA